The genomic interval CGTATCCATCGTCACGCTGACGACGATCAGGAGCGAGGTGCCGCCGAAATAGAACGGCACGGCCGCATAGGAAATCAGAATCTCAGGGATAAGGCAGACAAGCGCGAGATACGCCGCCCCCGGCACGGTGATACGCGAGAGCACGTAGTCGATATATTCGGCGGTCCGCTCGCCCGGCCTGATGCCCGGAATGAAACCGCCGTGTTTTTTCAGATTGTCGGCGGTCTCGGTCGGATTGAAAACAATCGCGGTGTAGAAGAAGGTGAAGAACACGATCAGCGCGATGTAGAGGATCAGAAACAACGGCCGGCCGTGGCCGAGTTGCGTGGTCACCCACTGGAACCATTCCGGTCCCTTGCCCGCGTTGAAATTTGCGACCGTCGTCGGCAGCAGCAACAGCGACGACGCGAAGATCGGCGGAATCACGCCCGAGGTATTGAGTTTCAGCGGCAGATGCGAAGACTGGCCCTCGAACATCTTGTTGCCGACCTGACGCTTCGGATACTGGATCAGCAGCCTGCGCTGGGCGCGCTCCATGAACACGATGAAGGCGATAACGCCCACGACCATGATCAGAACAATCAGGATGATCCCGGTCGACAGCGCGCCTTGACGGCCGAGCTCCAGCATATTGGCGAGCGCCGATGGCAACTCGGCGACGATGCCCGCCATGATGATGAGCGAAATGCCGTTGCCGATGCCGCGCGAGGTAATCTGCTCGCCGAGCCACATCAGGAACATGGTGCCGCCGGTCAGAGTGATCGCGGTCGAGATCAGGAAGAACATGCCGGGATTGGTAACGACGTTGCCGGCGCCCTGGAGACCGACGGCGATGCCGTAGGACTGGAAGAACGCCAGCACCACGGTGAGATAGCGGGTGTATTGATTGATCACCTTGCGGCCGGCTTCGCCCTCTTTCTTGAGAGCCTCAAGCTTAGGCGATACGGTGGTCAGCAGTTGCAATATGATCGATGCCGAAATGTACGGCATGATGTTCAAGGCGAAGATCGCCATGCGGTTGATACCGCCGCCGGAGAACATGTTGAACATCCCGAGGATGCCGCCGGCCTGGGAGTTGAAAACCTTCTGCCAAACTGTGGGGTCGATGCCCGGCAGCGGAATGTAGGTGCCGAGCCGATAGACGAGCAGCGCGCCCAGCGTGAACCAGATGCGCTTCTTCAGTTCGTCGGCTTTCGCGAACGCGGAGAAGTTAAGGTTCGCCGCCAGTTGTTCCGCTGCTGAGACCATATTCAGCTTTCTCCCGCGCCAATCTTGCCGTCATACTCCGCCATGGCGGGGCGCTCGGCAGACGCCGGACCGCTTATGGTGCTCGGCTTTCGATAAATCTACCATCCGCAAGTCCACCGTCGTGCGCCAAAGCGGGCGATGACGCAGATGTTACGCTGCCTCACCTTCGTCCTTCTTCGGCGCAAGGATTTTCACCGTGCCGCCGGCCTTCTCGACCGCCGCAATCGCGGACTTCGAGGCGCCATGAACCTCGATCGTCAGTTTTGCCTTGATCTCGCCGCGGCCGAGCAAGCGAATGCCGCCCTTGGCACGCCGCACCACGCCGGACTTCACCAGTGACTCGGCGTTGACCGTGCCCTTGGCATCGATCGACCCGGCGTCGATCGCATCCTGAAGCCGGTCGAGATTGATCTCGGCGAACTCCACCCGGAAGATGTTGTTGAAGCCGCGCTTCGGCAGACGCCGGTGCAGCGGCATCTGACCACCCTCGAAGCCCTTGATGCGCACGCCCGAGCGCGCAGTCTGGCCCTTGCCGCCACGGCCGCCGGTCTTGCCCTTGCCGGAGCCGATACCCCGGCCGATCCGCATGCGCTTCTTGCGCGAGCCTGCGTTGTCGGCGATATCGCTGAGCTTCATTGTCGCGTCCTCATCGTGTTCGTCGTACCGGGATCGTCCCGGCTACCCCACGTCTTTTGCCGAAGGCGGCGCCTGGAAGGCGTGGACCCCCGGCAACAAGCCGGGCATGATGGCAAATTGTTAGGTCTCGTCGATCACCCGGACGAGGTGTTGAACCTTCGCGATCATGCCGCGAGTTTCAGGCGTATCCTGCAACTCGGCGACCCGACCGATCTTGTTGAGCTTGAGTCCGACCAGCGTCGAACGCTGCGAGTGTTGGCGGCGGATTGCGCTGCGGGTCTGCTCGACCTTGATCGTCTTTGCGGCCTTGGCCATCGTCGTCACTCCAAAAGTCCTGTCTCGTCCGACCGGGTCGACAGGGCCGGCGGCAACCGCCGCTCAGGCTCAGCCCAACTTATTCGGCAACCGCTTCCGCGTCGCCGCCGACCCGGCGCGATTGCAGCGTGGATACCTTGATGTTGCGGCGAGCCGAAACCGACCGCGGCGAATCCTGATGTTTCAGCGCGTCGAATGTCGCGCGAATCATATTGTAGGGATTGGACGAGCCGACCGACTTCGCCACCACGTCCTGGATGCCGAGCGTCTCGAACACGGCGCGCATCGGGCCGCCGGCGATGATGCCGGTACCGGCCGGCGCGGCGCGCAGGTAAACCCGGCCGGCGCCGTGACGGCCCGCGATGTCGTGATGCAGCGTCCGGCCCTCACGCAGCGCCACGCGCGTCAGATTGCGCTTGGCCGATTCCGTCGCCTTGCGGATCGCCTCGGGAACTTCGCGCGCCTTGCCGTGACCAAATCCGACCCGGCCTTTCTGATCGCCGATCACGACCAGCGCCGCAAAGCCGAAGCGCTTGCCGCCCTTGACGACCTTCGCCACCCGATTGATGTGGACGAGCTTGTCGACGAATTCGCTATCGCGCTCTTCCCGACCACCCCTGTGGCCGCCACCGCGTTCGCGTTCACCTGCCATGGTGCTTTTCCGATCCTGTAAAGACTTGCCTTGAGAGGCTTTCGCCCCAGTCCTCGTTCAATTTCAAATTCTTTAGAAGCTCAACCCGCTCTCGCGAGCCGCGTCGGCCAGCGCCTTGACGCGGCCGTGATAAAGATAGCTGCCGCGATCGAAGACGACTTCCTTGACGCCGTTCTTCACCGCCCGCTCCGCCAGCAGCTTGCCGACCGCCTTGGCCGCATCGATGTTGGCGCCGGTGTTGCCGGCATCGCGCATCGCCTTCTCGAGCGACGACGCCGACGCCAGTGTCTCGCCTTTCAGGTCGTCGATGACCTGGGCATAGATGTGCTTCGACGAACGGAACACCGACAGACGCGGGCGGCCGTTGGCGGTGCGGCGCAACGACAGCCTCACGCGTTGCTTGCGCCGGGCATTCGTGACCTTGAGTTTCGACATGACCGGCTCCGTTACTTCTTCTTGCCTTCCTTGCGGAAGATGAATTCATCGGCGTACTTCACGCCCTTGCCCTTGTAGGGCTCCGGCGGACGATAGCCGCGGATCTCGGCCGCGACCTGACCGACGCGCTGCGCATCATTACCCGCGATCGTGATTTCGGTCGGCTTCGGCACGGCGACCGTGATCCCCTCAGGGATCGCGTAACTGACGTCGTGGCTGTAGCCGAGCGCGAGTTGCAAGGTCTTGCCCTGCAACGCGGCGCGATAGCCGACGCCGACGATCTCGAGCTTCTTCTCGAAACCCTTGGTGACGCCTGCGACGAGGTTGGCGACCTGCGCGCGCGCGGTGCCATACAGCGCCTGCGCCCGGTTGGTCTCGTATCGCGGCGCGACCTTCACCGCGCCGTTCTCGAGCTTCACCTCGACGTCGCTATGGACGACGAACTCAAGCTGACCCTTCGGCCCCTTCATCCTGACCGTCTGCCCTTCGACGGTCGCGGTCACACCGGACGGCACCGTGACTGGCCTCTTGCCAATGCGTGACATGGCTTATTCCTTCCAAAGCGTTTTCCGGCGAAGTGCAAAGCGGTTCGCCGCAGAAAACGCGTCCTGAATAATAGTCTGTGCGCAGTCTTGTCGCAAAACCGGTTCCCACTTTTGCGGAATGCGCACTAGA from Nitrobacter sp. NHB1 carries:
- the rplO gene encoding 50S ribosomal protein L15; translation: MKLSDIADNAGSRKKRMRIGRGIGSGKGKTGGRGGKGQTARSGVRIKGFEGGQMPLHRRLPKRGFNNIFRVEFAEINLDRLQDAIDAGSIDAKGTVNAESLVKSGVVRRAKGGIRLLGRGEIKAKLTIEVHGASKSAIAAVEKAGGTVKILAPKKDEGEAA
- the rplF gene encoding 50S ribosomal protein L6; this encodes MSRIGKRPVTVPSGVTATVEGQTVRMKGPKGQLEFVVHSDVEVKLENGAVKVAPRYETNRAQALYGTARAQVANLVAGVTKGFEKKLEIVGVGYRAALQGKTLQLALGYSHDVSYAIPEGITVAVPKPTEITIAGNDAQRVGQVAAEIRGYRPPEPYKGKGVKYADEFIFRKEGKKK
- the rplR gene encoding 50S ribosomal protein L18; its protein translation is MSKLKVTNARRKQRVRLSLRRTANGRPRLSVFRSSKHIYAQVIDDLKGETLASASSLEKAMRDAGNTGANIDAAKAVGKLLAERAVKNGVKEVVFDRGSYLYHGRVKALADAARESGLSF
- the secY gene encoding preprotein translocase subunit SecY, with protein sequence MVSAAEQLAANLNFSAFAKADELKKRIWFTLGALLVYRLGTYIPLPGIDPTVWQKVFNSQAGGILGMFNMFSGGGINRMAIFALNIMPYISASIILQLLTTVSPKLEALKKEGEAGRKVINQYTRYLTVVLAFFQSYGIAVGLQGAGNVVTNPGMFFLISTAITLTGGTMFLMWLGEQITSRGIGNGISLIIMAGIVAELPSALANMLELGRQGALSTGIILIVLIMVVGVIAFIVFMERAQRRLLIQYPKRQVGNKMFEGQSSHLPLKLNTSGVIPPIFASSLLLLPTTVANFNAGKGPEWFQWVTTQLGHGRPLFLILYIALIVFFTFFYTAIVFNPTETADNLKKHGGFIPGIRPGERTAEYIDYVLSRITVPGAAYLALVCLIPEILISYAAVPFYFGGTSLLIVVSVTMDTVQQVQGYLLAHQYEGLIKKSKLRGRRR
- the rpmD gene encoding 50S ribosomal protein L30, with translation MAKAAKTIKVEQTRSAIRRQHSQRSTLVGLKLNKIGRVAELQDTPETRGMIAKVQHLVRVIDET
- the rpsE gene encoding 30S ribosomal protein S5, which gives rise to MAGERERGGGHRGGREERDSEFVDKLVHINRVAKVVKGGKRFGFAALVVIGDQKGRVGFGHGKAREVPEAIRKATESAKRNLTRVALREGRTLHHDIAGRHGAGRVYLRAAPAGTGIIAGGPMRAVFETLGIQDVVAKSVGSSNPYNMIRATFDALKHQDSPRSVSARRNIKVSTLQSRRVGGDAEAVAE